The following proteins come from a genomic window of Synechococcus sp. NB0720_010:
- the purC gene encoding phosphoribosylaminoimidazolesuccinocarboxamide synthase, with amino-acid sequence MTAYTLGSLLYEGKAKRVFQTDQTDLVAVEYKDDATAFNALKKAQLAGKGLMNCQISARLFELLEREGIATHYLSLQEPNWMLVKPVQIVPVEVVVRNIAFGSLCKQMPIEPGTPLDPPLLDLYYKDDAYGDPLLTDARLERLGVLTAPQRQELERLAMAVNAVLRRFFAEIALELVDFKIELGFTTDGQLVVADEISPDTCRLWDRNVSGDAQERILDKDRFRQDLGGVVEAYGEVLKRVQAACPEPR; translated from the coding sequence ATGACCGCTTACACCCTCGGATCTCTCCTCTACGAAGGCAAGGCCAAGCGCGTCTTCCAGACCGATCAAACCGATTTGGTGGCGGTTGAGTACAAGGACGACGCCACCGCCTTCAACGCCCTCAAAAAGGCCCAGCTGGCGGGCAAGGGGTTGATGAACTGCCAGATCTCGGCGCGGCTGTTCGAGTTGCTCGAGCGGGAGGGGATAGCCACCCACTACCTCTCCCTGCAGGAACCCAACTGGATGTTGGTGAAGCCGGTTCAGATCGTTCCGGTGGAAGTGGTGGTGCGCAACATCGCCTTTGGCTCGCTGTGCAAACAGATGCCGATCGAGCCCGGCACCCCCTTGGATCCGCCGCTGCTGGATCTCTATTACAAGGACGACGCCTACGGCGATCCCCTGCTGACCGATGCGCGACTGGAGCGTCTGGGGGTGCTGACGGCACCCCAGCGCCAGGAATTGGAGCGTCTGGCCATGGCCGTCAACGCGGTGCTGCGTCGCTTTTTTGCCGAGATCGCCCTGGAGCTGGTGGACTTCAAGATCGAACTGGGTTTCACCACCGACGGTCAGCTGGTGGTGGCCGATGAAATCAGTCCCGATACCTGCCGTCTCTGGGACAGGAACGTCAGCGGCGATGCCCAGGAGCGGATCTTGGACAAAGATCGCTTCCGTCAGGATCTCGGCGGTGTGGTCGAGGCCTACGGGGAGGTTCTCAAACGGGTCCAAGCCGCCTGTCCAGAACCCCGCTGA
- the purD gene encoding phosphoribosylamine--glycine ligase, with protein sequence MTAPAAPQHVLVVGGGGRENALAWALARSAGVQQVWVAPGNGGTAELEGCIQLAISEGDQDALLKTCQDERIDLVVVGPEAPLAAGLGDRLRQAGFAVFGPGADGAQLEASKQWAKALMVEAGIPTAGYWKANSRDEALRALDAQGEPLVVKADGLAAGKGVTVAESVDEARAAIEEIFAGRFGGEASLVLEERTHGPEVSVFALSDGQRMVLLPPAQDHKRIGEGDVGPNTGGMGAYAPAPLLDQAGLEEVKRLVLDPTLAALQARGISYRGVIYAGLMLTETGPSVIEFNCRFGDPECETLMPLMGPEFAAVLMACATGQLETAPSLTIHDQCSACVIAAAQGYPGEIRKGDPISSSVENGADLQLFHAGTRRDEAGVCHTNGGRVLAMVAQASDFDAAFAKAYEGLQQVHFEGMTYRRDIGHQVRSH encoded by the coding sequence ATGACCGCGCCCGCTGCCCCGCAACACGTGCTGGTCGTCGGAGGAGGCGGACGGGAGAACGCCCTGGCCTGGGCCCTGGCCCGCAGCGCTGGCGTCCAGCAGGTCTGGGTGGCCCCAGGCAACGGCGGCACCGCTGAACTCGAGGGCTGCATCCAGCTGGCCATCAGCGAGGGCGATCAGGACGCCCTGCTGAAGACCTGCCAAGACGAAAGGATTGACCTGGTCGTGGTGGGTCCCGAAGCCCCCCTGGCCGCGGGCCTCGGCGACCGCCTGCGCCAGGCTGGCTTTGCCGTCTTCGGCCCTGGAGCGGATGGCGCCCAGCTGGAGGCCAGTAAACAGTGGGCCAAGGCGCTGATGGTGGAGGCCGGCATCCCCACGGCGGGCTACTGGAAAGCCAACAGCCGAGACGAAGCCCTCCGTGCTCTCGACGCCCAGGGCGAGCCCCTTGTGGTGAAGGCTGACGGACTGGCCGCCGGCAAGGGGGTGACCGTGGCCGAGAGCGTGGACGAAGCCCGCGCCGCGATTGAAGAGATCTTTGCTGGACGGTTTGGAGGCGAAGCCTCCCTGGTGCTGGAGGAGCGCACCCACGGCCCCGAGGTCTCGGTCTTTGCCCTCAGTGACGGCCAGCGCATGGTGCTGCTGCCCCCCGCCCAGGACCACAAACGCATTGGCGAAGGGGATGTGGGCCCCAACACCGGCGGCATGGGGGCCTATGCCCCGGCCCCACTGCTGGATCAAGCCGGTCTCGAGGAGGTCAAACGACTGGTGCTTGATCCCACCCTGGCGGCCCTGCAGGCCCGGGGGATCAGCTACCGGGGGGTGATCTATGCGGGCCTCATGCTCACCGAAACCGGTCCGAGCGTGATCGAGTTCAACTGCCGCTTCGGGGACCCCGAATGCGAGACCCTGATGCCCCTGATGGGTCCGGAGTTTGCGGCGGTCCTTATGGCCTGCGCCACCGGCCAACTTGAGACCGCCCCGAGCCTGACCATCCATGACCAGTGCAGCGCCTGCGTGATTGCCGCAGCCCAGGGCTATCCCGGGGAGATCCGCAAGGGAGACCCCATCTCGAGCTCCGTGGAGAACGGCGCCGATCTACAGCTGTTCCATGCTGGAACTCGCCGGGATGAAGCCGGGGTCTGCCACACCAACGGGGGCCGGGTGCTGGCGATGGTGGCCCAAGCAAGCGACTTTGACGCCGCCTTCGCCAAGGCCTACGAGGGCCTCCAGCAGGTGCACTTTGAGGGCATGACCTATCGCCGCGACATCGGCCACCAGGTCCGCAGCCACTAA